A stretch of Garra rufa chromosome 11, GarRuf1.0, whole genome shotgun sequence DNA encodes these proteins:
- the tspan4a gene encoding tetraspanin-4a isoform X2, whose protein sequence is MAEGCLRALRYGMVFFNLLFWLGGCGILGVGVWLSITQGNFATLSSSLPSLSAANLLIAVGSIIMVIGCLGCVGAVKENRPLLLSFFILLLLILLLEILFMILFFAYQDQIDLYAQSDLKKGLQLFGTEGNIGLTNAWSIVQTDFRCCGVTNHTDWFHVFNATRVPDSCCLEYSDNCGLENPGTWWTAPCYERVKGWLHENLVALWIFALCTALTQILGLVFSMTIFCHAVKVETFYA, encoded by the exons CTGGGTGGCTGTGGGATTTTGGGAGTGGGAGTTTGGCTTTCCATCACACAGGGAAACTTCGCAACCCTCTCATCGTCTCTACCATCGCTCTCTGCAGCCAATCTCCTCATTGCTGTCGGAAGCATCATCATGGTGATTGGCTGTCTGGGCTGTGTAGGTGCGGTCAAAGAGAATCGTCCATTACTCCTGAGT TTCTTCATTCTATTGCTCCTGATATTATTGTTGGAGATTCTGTTCATGATTCTGTTCTTCGCATATCAAGATCAG ATTGATCTGTATGCGCAAAGTGACCTGAAGAAGGGTCTGCAGCTTTTTGGGACTGAAGGAAACATCGGCCTGACCAACGCCTGGAGCATCGTCCAAACCGAC TTTCGCTGCTGTGGAGTGACCAATCACACGGACTGGTTTCACGTGTTTAATGCGACGCGTGTTCCAGACTCCTGCTGTCTTGAGTACAGTGATAACTGTGGCCTGGAGAATCCCGGGACCTGGTGGACAGCT CCGTGTTACGAGCGAGTGAAGGGCTGGCTGCACGAGAATCTGGTGGCTCTGTGGATTTTCGCTCTGTGTACGGCTCTTACACAG ATCCTGGGGCTGGTGTTCTCCATGACCATATTCTGTCACGCAGTGAAAGTGGAGACTTTCTATGCATAG